From the genome of bacterium:
CACCTCGGCCAGCACGCCGCGGCGGTAGAGCTTTATCCCGGTCTGGGTGTCCTTGAGCGGCAGGCCGAACAGCACCTTGATGAACAGGAAATAGCAGAGCGAGAACAGGCGCCGCCAGAGCGGGTAGTCGATTTTCGAATCCGGGTGGAACTTGGAGCCGATCACCACATCCGCGCCCTCGCGGTGCAGCTTGTCCCAGAGGTTGCCCAGCTGGGCCGGGGCGATGTCGAGGTCGGCGTCCAGGAAAGCCACCACCTCACCGCGGGCGCGGTTGAACCCGGTCTTGAGCGCCCAGCCCTTGCCCTGGTTGTGGACGTTGCGGGCCACCCGGATGTGGCTGTCCGCCGCCGCGGCGGCGCGGGCCTCCTCCAGGGTGTCGTCCGCGCTCCCGTCATCCACCACGATTATCTCGAACGGCACTCCCAGCGCAACCAGGCTGGACGAGGCCTCATGCAGGTTGGCGCGGATGCGCTCACCCTCGTTGTAGGCCGGCATGATGACCGACAGTTTCACCCCGGCCCTGTTGCCGTTGTCCCTGCTCTCAGTCATCCAGGGCCTCCCCCCGCTCCCGGGTGAAACCCAGCGACGGGCGGCGGTGACGGCGCAGCTCGCCCCAGACCACGCTGGCGTACAGGCAGAGGAAAGAGAGCACCCCGAAAGCGCTCATGACCCAGATCACAGCGGTCAGGCTCGGGTGGTAGAGCTGAAGGGCCACGGCGTAGGCCACGGCCAGCGGCAGGAACAGGTAGAGGAACCCGCTGCGCCCGCGCGCGAGCAGGAAATTGATCTGGATGTTGAGCAGCGCCACCGGGGTCATCCCCAGGCCGAAAATGCGCACCAGCGAGGCGGCCAGGTCGCTGCCCTCCGGGAACAGGATGCGCAGGATCAGGTGCGGGAAACTCATGCAGGCCACCACCCCGCAGGCGCAGAGCAACAGGCAGTAGAGCAGGGCCATGTTCAGAAGCTGCAGCGAGCCGCGCTCGCGCGAGGCGGTCAGGCGGCTGACCTTGGGGAACAGCGCCGTGCTTATGGCTAACGGGGCGAACAGGAACGCCTTGCCCACCACCTGGGCGAACCCGTACTCGCCGGCCTCGGCCCGGCCGAAAAAGTGCTTGACCGCGATGGCGTCCGCATAGGTGAACACGGCGAACCCGAGCAGCGAGATGAGCACGGGCCAGAAAAAGCGGTAGTGCGGACGGCTGTCAACATTGGAGTCGCCGCCGGAGAGCTTGAAAATCATCACGTTGAGCGGGAACATCGCCATCACTATCACCGCGACGTTGCACAGCACCAGCGAGCCCAGCGCCCCGGCCACCTGGAAGCCCATCCAGACCAGCAGCACCCCGCTGCCCAGCTTGACCGCGGTGGACAGCACCTGGTTGGCGCTGTAGTGGTAGAAATACTGGAACCCCTGCAGCGCGCCCCAGAACACGTAGCTCAGCACGCACAGGCTCACCGCCAGGCCGGTCACATAGACCGCGCCCAGGCTGCGGATGTTCAGGTAGTCGCGCAGGAACGGCCCCAGCACCAGGAACGCGGCCATCAGGGCCGCGGCCACGAGGCCCAGCTTGAGCACCGAGCGGCGCAGCAGCACCGAGACCTGGCCCAGAAGGCGCCGGCTGTCCAGGGAGGAGACGTAGCGCGCCGTGACCACCTGCACCGCGTTCAGCGGCAGGGCCAGGATCATGTACAGCGAGATCAGGCCGAAATAGTCGCCGTACTCCTCGCGCGGCAGCATGCGTCCCATCAGGATGTTGAACAGGGTGTTGCTCAGCCCGGTGATCACCGTGGCCACCAGCAGCACCGTGCCGTGCTTGATCACTCCGCCGGTTTTGCTCTTGCCGTCAGCGCTCAAGCTTTTCTCTCCAGGGAGACAGTAAAACGTTCCTGTCCTGAAACCGATTCAGGGAAAAAATAATCTTGCCAGGTTCACATCGCGGCCGCTCAGCCGCGGTAGAGCAGACGGCTCAGACGCCGTGGCCAGCCCAGAAGGCCGCTCTCATCGTACAGGCAGCGGCTGCAGTAGGCGAAGCGCTCCCGGTTTTCGAGCACGGAGCGCCGCACCTGACGGGCCTTGTCGCCGTGCCACACCGCGTTGAACCCGCTTTCGAACACATTGCCCATGCTCATGGCCTTCATGCAGCTTTCGCTGTCCAGGGCCGGCATGGCCGCGTTGCAGCAGGGCAGCAGGGTGCCGTCCGAATAGACGAACGGGCTGTAGAGCCCGAAATAGCAGACCCGCTGCCGCGCCGTTTTGCCGTCCCCGGCGCCGTCAAGCTGCTCCTGCATCAGCGTGATCGACCCGGCGGTGCGTGTCAGGCCTACCTCGTGCGCCGTCTCGCGGGCCCGGGCGAGGATTTCGCGGTAGCGCGCGATGTGCTCCGGGTCTTTATCTTCCAGCACGAAAATGTCGTTGCCGGTCTCGTACAGGCGCTGCGCCAGCCCGCAGTTCACCTCATCCAGCCCCAGGCCGGCCACGCGGCGCACGCTCTCGGGCAGGCCCTCGATGTTGAGCTTGGAGCACAGAAGGGTCACCTCCACGTGGGTCGAGGCCCCGCGCTCGTTGCGGTAGGCGACCAGGGCGCGAAGGTTGTCCAGCACCCGTCCCAGCTTGCCCTCGTTGCGCACCCGGTCGTACATCTCCTCCACCGCTGTGTCCAGCGATACGGAGAGGAAATCCAGCCCCGAGTCCACGATCCGCCGCGCGCGGCTCTCATCCAGGATCATGCCGTTGCTGTCGAGCTTGGTCACGATCCGGCGGCCCTTGGCGTAGCGGATCATGTCGTAGACCTGGTCGTTGAGCAGGCCCTCGCCCACGCCGGTCAGAACGAGATAGTCCGGCCGGGCCTCGTCGATCAGGGCCTTGAACCGCTCCAGGTCGACCCGGGCCGCGGGGCGGGATTGCTTGCTCCAGATACAGGAGGGGCAGCGGTAGTTGCAGAGGCTGGTCACCTCCACCTGAAGGCGCAGCGGAGGGCGTGGCCTCCGGCGG
Proteins encoded in this window:
- a CDS encoding radical SAM protein, which codes for MYQLRMLIKILRLGSVLRYLLKAPDFIFYRRRRPRPPLRLQVEVTSLCNYRCPSCIWSKQSRPAARVDLERFKALIDEARPDYLVLTGVGEGLLNDQVYDMIRYAKGRRIVTKLDSNGMILDESRARRIVDSGLDFLSVSLDTAVEEMYDRVRNEGKLGRVLDNLRALVAYRNERGASTHVEVTLLCSKLNIEGLPESVRRVAGLGLDEVNCGLAQRLYETGNDIFVLEDKDPEHIARYREILARARETAHEVGLTRTAGSITLMQEQLDGAGDGKTARQRVCYFGLYSPFVYSDGTLLPCCNAAMPALDSESCMKAMSMGNVFESGFNAVWHGDKARQVRRSVLENRERFAYCSRCLYDESGLLGWPRRLSRLLYRG